The following proteins are co-located in the Legionella busanensis genome:
- a CDS encoding cyclase family protein: MYIDLTLSLNELSMDKEIMNEKADIIFKSGHYGTHIDIHLQTEIPLEYMANRALLFDVSHIKDRDIESTDIDIDAIKAKDCLIFKTDRIKEHTYGSQAYFYQHPQLSDALIDILIAKKIHIIAIDAAGIRRGKEHALADKRCEAQSVYIVENITNLDSLITQVKGDFQIHLMWLNLPEKTGLPCKIVAKLS; this comes from the coding sequence ATGTATATTGACTTAACACTTAGCTTGAATGAATTAAGCATGGATAAGGAAATTATGAATGAAAAAGCGGATATAATTTTTAAATCTGGCCATTATGGTACTCACATTGATATCCATTTGCAAACAGAAATACCCCTCGAATATATGGCAAATCGAGCTTTATTATTTGACGTAAGTCATATTAAAGATCGTGACATTGAAAGTACAGATATTGATATAGATGCAATAAAAGCTAAAGACTGCCTGATATTTAAAACGGATAGAATTAAAGAGCATACCTATGGCTCCCAAGCTTACTTTTATCAACATCCTCAATTATCGGATGCCTTAATTGATATTTTAATTGCTAAGAAAATTCATATTATCGCTATTGATGCAGCCGGTATTCGTCGGGGCAAAGAGCATGCATTAGCTGACAAACGTTGTGAAGCACAAAGTGTTTATATTGTTGAGAATATTACTAATCTAGATTCACTAATCACCCAAGTAAAAGGCGATTTTCAAATTCATCTTATGTGGTTAAATTTACCAGAAAAAACAGGACTGCCTTGTAAGATAGTCGCGAAGTTATCGTAA
- a CDS encoding AraC family transcriptional regulator, translating into MPYYTVKDKIDPDEIDSPMIGFAFDNYPTTPGEHCHRKGQLLYCSQGVTHFYCQGRYFLLPPSKAAWIPPNVVHDVHSASKVSYRSLYIKVEHFLPLPNTMEILQVEPLLKLMVDKFCFVKPDYLQDSPEFRLATVIVDFIKQAITLPLSLPKPMDKRLNKIFQTILQAPGEAKSVNDYAQMVNITARTLNRITQKEIGLSFEKWRMELRLMHAFVLLERGYSVTQVSQSLGYSNDSSFIARFKQWAGETPAQYRRKVQIGH; encoded by the coding sequence ATGCCTTACTATACTGTCAAAGATAAAATTGATCCTGATGAAATTGATTCACCGATGATAGGGTTTGCCTTTGACAATTATCCAACCACGCCGGGTGAACACTGTCATCGCAAAGGACAACTCTTATATTGTAGTCAAGGAGTGACGCATTTTTACTGTCAGGGGCGCTATTTCTTATTACCACCCAGCAAAGCAGCGTGGATTCCTCCTAATGTAGTACATGATGTTCACTCAGCAAGTAAAGTGAGTTATCGCTCATTATATATTAAGGTAGAACATTTTTTACCACTGCCTAATACAATGGAAATATTACAGGTAGAACCCTTATTAAAATTAATGGTTGATAAATTTTGTTTTGTTAAACCAGACTATTTGCAAGATAGTCCTGAGTTTCGACTAGCCACTGTTATTGTTGATTTTATTAAGCAAGCAATAACACTACCGCTATCTTTACCAAAACCTATGGATAAACGTTTAAATAAAATTTTTCAGACAATACTGCAAGCGCCTGGTGAAGCAAAATCTGTAAATGATTATGCTCAAATGGTAAATATTACTGCACGGACGCTAAATCGAATTACACAAAAAGAGATAGGCCTAAGTTTTGAAAAATGGCGTATGGAATTGCGCTTAATGCATGCCTTTGTGTTACTTGAACGCGGCTATTCTGTCACGCAAGTCAGCCAAAGCTTAGGCTACAGTAATGACAGTAGTTTTATTGCCCGCTTTAAGCAATGGGCTGGCGAAACACCTGCGCAATATCGACGCAAGGTTCAGATCGGCCACTAA
- a CDS encoding alpha/beta fold hydrolase encodes MPKMKIKNISMYYEVHGVGEPIIFIAGFSVDHSVWQEVLPYFKDKYKVILLDNRGAGQTDIPPGSYTIAEMADDVVQLCGQLKIKQAHFVGNSMGGLIVQTLAFKQPDLVKSATISNAVMTIHTPYHLYMDAQLDLLKAQAPMHTLIKASASWLFSFQFLSKPGAVEQLIQQGLSNPYPFTLPGYEGQYRALANFDSSAWVSQIKVPTLVLAGDEDLIFNKEAVHNLAKNMLNAEYFCFTHCGHLPYIEYPKLFASEIKSFHAKLD; translated from the coding sequence ATGCCAAAAATGAAAATTAAAAATATTTCCATGTATTATGAAGTGCATGGCGTTGGTGAGCCTATTATTTTTATTGCTGGTTTTAGTGTTGATCATAGCGTTTGGCAAGAAGTTTTGCCTTATTTCAAAGATAAATACAAAGTGATTTTGCTTGATAATCGCGGTGCTGGCCAAACAGATATACCTCCAGGTTCGTATACTATTGCTGAAATGGCAGACGATGTTGTCCAATTATGTGGGCAACTTAAAATCAAACAAGCACATTTTGTGGGTAATTCTATGGGTGGGCTTATTGTGCAAACATTAGCCTTTAAACAGCCAGATTTAGTGAAATCAGCAACTATTAGTAATGCTGTCATGACTATACATACCCCCTACCACCTTTATATGGATGCCCAGCTTGATTTACTGAAAGCGCAAGCGCCTATGCACACCTTAATTAAGGCCTCAGCAAGTTGGCTTTTTTCTTTTCAATTTCTTTCAAAACCGGGGGCTGTTGAGCAATTAATTCAACAGGGATTAAGCAATCCCTACCCTTTTACGCTACCAGGCTATGAAGGACAATATAGAGCATTAGCAAACTTTGATTCTAGCGCTTGGGTGAGCCAAATTAAAGTACCAACTCTGGTATTAGCCGGTGATGAAGATTTAATTTTTAATAAAGAAGCAGTCCATAATTTAGCAAAAAATATGTTAAATGCAGAATATTTTTGTTTTACTCATTGTGGTCATTTACCTTATATCGAATACCCAAAACTCTTTGCTAGTGAGATAAAATCTTTTCATGCTAAACTTGACTAG
- a CDS encoding APC family permease produces MLKKLSSLQLTLIIVCSVDSIRNLPAAATMGRDLFFYFLLAFLFFLLPCAVITSWFTQQSDEGIYGWVKLSLGKGFGFVAIWLQFMQNLFIFPTFLAFIAGLFLYCFDGSLAQNNHLIFLITNSLIWGLTWINRRGFSLSSFLTICCSFVGLIIPFILILAIGIEWLIINPHTLTTLTSNTENSWAALTAIILSFCGIEIAAIHAKESKANALPRAIGFSTFIIFFTMLFGALTLALIIPSQQLSFITGIPDLFQIFFSQIKLDKIALIIDMMVFIGCVGCANNWLISPIKGLTFAFKKEGNAVHTDNVNNQLLVIQASIISIISILFLFFPSVNMSYWLMIVLATQMYLVMYVLMFLSAICLALQQQKTNKWWVITLGLLGIGGSLIAFSVSFYPPTNLATSQLNYCLLLLLSLVIIAMITLASYTILNQKFFKLASQV; encoded by the coding sequence ATGCTAAAAAAATTAAGCTCACTACAATTAACTTTAATTATCGTTTGCTCGGTTGATAGTATTCGTAATTTACCCGCAGCAGCTACTATGGGTCGCGATCTATTTTTCTATTTTTTGCTAGCGTTTCTTTTTTTTCTTCTACCCTGTGCCGTGATTACTAGCTGGTTTACCCAACAGTCGGATGAAGGTATCTATGGCTGGGTAAAATTAAGTTTGGGCAAAGGATTTGGTTTTGTTGCTATCTGGCTTCAGTTTATGCAAAATCTTTTTATCTTTCCAACATTTTTAGCCTTTATTGCTGGTCTTTTTTTATATTGTTTTGATGGCTCTTTAGCGCAAAATAACCACCTTATTTTTCTAATTACCAATAGCTTAATTTGGGGGTTAACTTGGATTAATCGGCGCGGCTTTTCTTTATCCTCTTTTCTGACAATATGTTGTTCTTTTGTTGGCCTTATTATACCCTTCATTTTAATTCTAGCGATTGGTATAGAATGGCTCATAATCAATCCGCACACACTTACCACGCTGACATCGAATACAGAAAATTCGTGGGCAGCTTTAACAGCCATTATTCTTTCTTTTTGCGGCATTGAAATTGCAGCAATACATGCCAAAGAAAGTAAAGCAAATGCGCTACCTAGAGCGATTGGTTTTTCTACCTTTATTATTTTTTTTACTATGCTTTTTGGTGCACTAACCTTAGCGCTTATTATTCCAAGCCAGCAACTTAGTTTTATTACCGGCATTCCTGATTTATTTCAAATTTTCTTCAGTCAAATAAAATTAGACAAAATAGCCCTTATCATTGATATGATGGTCTTTATTGGTTGTGTTGGTTGTGCTAATAATTGGTTGATTTCACCTATTAAAGGGCTCACTTTTGCTTTTAAGAAAGAGGGTAATGCCGTTCATACCGATAACGTTAACAATCAACTTTTAGTAATTCAAGCTAGTATTATTTCCATCATTAGCATTCTTTTTTTATTTTTTCCATCGGTAAACATGTCTTATTGGCTTATGATTGTACTTGCCACCCAAATGTATTTAGTTATGTATGTCTTAATGTTTTTAAGTGCTATTTGTCTCGCCTTACAGCAGCAAAAAACGAATAAATGGTGGGTTATTACTCTAGGTTTATTAGGGATAGGTGGTAGCCTAATTGCGTTTAGTGTAAGTTTTTATCCGCCAACAAATTTAGCAACTAGCCAATTAAATTACTGTTTGCTTCTCCTTTTAAGCCTTGTCATCATAGCAATGATAACTTTAGCCAGCTATACCATCCTTAATCAAAAATTTTTTAAATTGGCTAGTCAAGTTTAG
- a CDS encoding dimethylarginine dimethylaminohydrolase family protein yields the protein MYSQALVRSPTASMTQGLTSNQNPLPVSFDHALVQHQNYITALNSCGLEITTLPPLEHYPDACFVEDTALLTEKVAILTHPGALSRQGEVALIEPFIASFYQDRIEKIKAPGTVDAGDVLRVENHFYIGLSKRTNQHGADQLAAILTAFGFTSSTIELKEFLHLKSGVSYLGNNYLLVAGELINHPAWQSFNQIIVTAEETYAANSININNNIILPAGFKKTAQSLEELGFKTLTVDVSEFEKIDGGLSCLSLRF from the coding sequence ATGTATTCACAAGCGCTTGTTCGTAGTCCCACTGCCAGTATGACTCAGGGCTTAACTTCAAATCAAAATCCTCTACCGGTAAGTTTTGATCATGCTTTAGTGCAGCATCAAAATTATATTACCGCGCTTAACAGTTGCGGACTTGAGATAACAACTTTGCCTCCTTTAGAACACTATCCAGATGCTTGCTTTGTTGAAGATACAGCATTATTAACAGAAAAAGTTGCTATTTTAACTCACCCTGGTGCTTTAAGCAGACAAGGCGAAGTTGCTTTGATTGAGCCTTTTATTGCCTCTTTTTATCAAGATCGTATTGAAAAAATCAAAGCACCTGGTACCGTCGATGCAGGTGATGTCTTAAGAGTAGAAAATCATTTTTATATTGGGCTATCGAAACGCACCAATCAACACGGTGCAGATCAGTTAGCAGCTATTTTAACCGCTTTCGGTTTTACCAGCTCTACTATTGAGCTGAAAGAGTTTCTGCATTTAAAAAGTGGTGTATCTTACCTGGGTAATAATTATTTATTAGTGGCAGGAGAATTAATTAATCATCCCGCATGGCAATCTTTTAATCAAATCATTGTAACTGCAGAAGAAACTTATGCAGCAAATTCAATAAATATTAATAATAATATTATTTTGCCAGCAGGATTTAAAAAGACTGCACAAAGTCTAGAAGAACTTGGGTTTAAAACGCTTACTGTAGATGTTTCTGAATTTGAAAAAATTGATGGTGGCTTAAGCTGCTTATCGCTGAGATTTTAA
- a CDS encoding NUDIX domain-containing protein, whose amino-acid sequence MMRFYHLAKNALFSLFAKRTIGVRALLIQDEKILLVKHTYQLGWYTIGGGVEPGETPYQALQRELKEEVGVSLLTPAQLFAVYYSNNEKRDDYIIFYICQALLQKASHSAEIAAQQWFDLDNLPQDISPATKKRIEEYLGTRAISEYW is encoded by the coding sequence ATGATGCGTTTTTACCACTTAGCCAAAAATGCGCTTTTTTCTCTTTTTGCCAAACGAACGATAGGAGTACGCGCCTTACTTATTCAAGATGAGAAAATTTTATTGGTTAAACATACCTATCAATTAGGTTGGTATACCATTGGTGGTGGGGTTGAGCCTGGTGAAACGCCTTATCAAGCATTACAAAGAGAGCTTAAAGAAGAAGTTGGGGTTAGCCTTTTAACGCCAGCTCAATTATTTGCTGTTTATTATAGTAATAATGAGAAACGCGATGATTATATTATTTTTTATATTTGTCAGGCGCTGCTACAAAAGGCAAGCCACTCTGCTGAAATTGCTGCACAGCAATGGTTTGACTTAGATAATTTACCTCAAGATATTTCACCTGCGACAAAAAAACGTATTGAAGAATATTTAGGCACGCGTGCAATTAGCGAATACTGGTAA
- a CDS encoding family 16 glycosylhydrolase has translation MKKKWILPSLLLSQVIYAAPCPFDQAKSCELKTDILKDKSPEGLNYYSPTNYDHRMSGEINVYDVSKVTKKADGTLTLLADLINPGFWRTGEIMTRHNLTSPPYNSPTPSTPWTTKVTTHGYLEVNVRLPFCTASADGRCQNGTNPAEYNRGLWPAIWMMPTYDNEWPLNGEFDIMEAYPKDTAFNVTTAALHFNGNDPSCGGFDCRGWGYGLDSHTFPELAYKQPHTWGFEWEKDPQSANGGYIMTGFIDNARVWGPLRTDTLPADGANAFRRGFNDPNGGFYLIVNLAIGGPYAGAPNPQMQKASMDVNSIKVYEVGGSTPTDQCKPPINITSSYTDDLRSATLNWDKPQDGAAVQLYRVKDWRKNLIWEGTQLTFTDKTLPGQPGKYTYFLTSVCGGQESADIQYDVFVSDSVCNPPNNITATYTADKKSITLKWGKPTSGAAAASYEVKDWIKRLIWRGASLTWTDKSLPGTSGKFTYFMNTVCQNGKRSSLVQKDVFIP, from the coding sequence ATGAAAAAGAAATGGATTCTACCGTCACTCTTACTTTCTCAGGTTATTTATGCCGCCCCTTGTCCTTTTGATCAAGCAAAATCATGTGAATTAAAAACCGATATTTTGAAAGATAAGTCACCGGAAGGCCTAAATTATTATTCACCAACTAATTATGATCATCGCATGTCTGGCGAGATAAATGTTTATGATGTTTCCAAAGTCACTAAAAAGGCTGATGGCACACTAACTTTGCTAGCTGATCTTATAAATCCTGGTTTTTGGCGCACAGGGGAAATTATGACTCGCCATAATTTGACCTCACCGCCTTATAATTCTCCAACACCATCAACGCCTTGGACAACTAAAGTAACTACTCATGGTTATTTAGAAGTTAATGTTCGATTACCCTTTTGTACAGCAAGCGCGGATGGTCGCTGTCAGAATGGAACAAATCCAGCTGAATATAATCGAGGACTTTGGCCCGCTATTTGGATGATGCCGACTTATGATAATGAATGGCCGCTAAATGGCGAATTTGATATTATGGAGGCTTATCCTAAAGATACAGCATTTAATGTCACTACGGCCGCACTTCATTTTAATGGTAATGATCCAAGTTGTGGAGGTTTTGATTGTCGCGGTTGGGGTTATGGTTTAGATAGCCATACTTTTCCTGAGCTAGCTTATAAGCAACCACATACATGGGGGTTTGAATGGGAAAAGGACCCACAAAGCGCTAATGGTGGCTATATCATGACCGGCTTTATTGATAACGCTCGCGTTTGGGGCCCTTTAAGGACCGATACTTTACCTGCTGATGGCGCTAACGCCTTTAGACGTGGTTTTAATGATCCTAATGGTGGATTTTATTTGATAGTCAATTTAGCTATCGGTGGACCTTATGCTGGTGCGCCTAATCCGCAAATGCAAAAGGCAAGTATGGATGTAAATAGCATTAAGGTTTATGAAGTAGGTGGCAGTACTCCTACGGATCAATGTAAACCACCAATAAATATTACCTCTTCTTATACTGACGATTTAAGAAGTGCGACCCTTAATTGGGATAAACCACAAGATGGCGCAGCAGTTCAATTATATCGTGTAAAAGATTGGCGCAAAAATTTAATCTGGGAAGGTACGCAGCTTACCTTTACAGATAAGACTTTACCTGGCCAACCTGGTAAATATACTTATTTTCTAACGTCAGTTTGTGGTGGACAAGAGTCAGCTGACATTCAGTATGATGTTTTTGTTTCTGATAGCGTCTGTAATCCGCCTAATAATATTACAGCAACCTATACTGCTGATAAAAAATCAATCACTTTAAAATGGGGTAAACCAACTAGTGGTGCAGCAGCTGCTTCTTATGAAGTGAAAGATTGGATCAAGCGTTTAATATGGCGTGGTGCGTCTTTAACTTGGACGGATAAAAGCTTACCCGGTACTTCTGGAAAATTTACTTATTTTATGAATACAGTTTGCCAGAATGGTAAGCGTTCGTCGTTAGTTCAAAAAGATGTCTTTATCCCTTAA
- a CDS encoding response regulator yields the protein MNKPMRILIVEDAKAAQVVAKLHLTELNCIVDTADNGTAAFEKANKIHYDAILMDLGLSNGPNGFEATNLIKTQSLLNKDTPIIALTIHSEAQFNAQAAAVGMAGFLYKPFTLSEAKELVDSIKKL from the coding sequence ATGAATAAACCGATGCGCATATTAATAGTTGAAGATGCAAAAGCAGCGCAAGTGGTGGCTAAATTACACTTAACTGAATTAAATTGTATTGTAGATACAGCTGATAATGGTACGGCAGCTTTTGAGAAAGCTAATAAAATACACTATGATGCTATTTTAATGGATTTAGGTTTGAGCAATGGCCCGAATGGCTTTGAGGCAACCAACTTAATTAAGACGCAGAGTCTTTTAAATAAAGACACACCAATCATAGCTCTAACTATTCACAGCGAAGCCCAATTTAATGCCCAAGCTGCTGCGGTTGGTATGGCAGGTTTTCTTTATAAGCCTTTTACGCTCTCCGAAGCAAAAGAATTAGTCGATTCAATTAAAAAGTTGTAA